A portion of the Podospora pseudoanserina strain CBS 124.78 chromosome 2, whole genome shotgun sequence genome contains these proteins:
- a CDS encoding hypothetical protein (COG:G; EggNog:ENOG503NW58; CAZy:GH11) has protein sequence MVTLSSLLVAAATVATGVFAAPGELPGLAKRQTYTTSATGTHNGYYFSFWTDGGPNVRYTNEAGGQYSVSWSGNGNWVGGKGWNPGTARTINYTGTYQPNGNSYLAIYGWTRNPLVEYYVIENFGTYNPSSGATRMGSVVDGGATYDIYRSTRVQQPSIEGTRTFDQYWSVRQQKRTGGSVNMATHFAAWERAGLRLGTHDYQVVATEGYFSSGSATINVGGSSGGAQPQPQPQPSSNPNPGNGGGGGGSNCAARWGQCGGQGWNGPTCCESGTTCRSSNQWYSQCL, from the exons ATGGTCAccctttcttcccttctCGTTGCCGCCGCGACAGTGGCCACTGGTGTCTTCGCTGCCCCCGGTGAGCTTCCTGGGCTGGCCAAGCGTCAAACCTACACAACCAGCGCTACCGGTACACACAATGGGTACTACTTCTCCTTCTGGACCGACGGCGGCCCGAACGTGAGGTATACCAACGAGGCTGGCGGCCAGTACTCGGTGTCGTGGTCCGGCAACGGCAACTGGGTTGGTGGTAAGGGATGGAACCCCGGTACTGCTCG CACCATCAACTACACGGGCACCTATCAGCCCAACGGCAACTCGTACCTGGCCATCTATGGATGGACCAGAAACCCTCTTGTCGAGTACTACGTGATTGAGAACTTTGGCACTTACAACCCATCCTCGGGAGCCACCCGCATGGGAAGCGTTGTCGATGGCGGTGCCACCTATGATATCTACAGGTCCACCCGCGTTCAGCAGCCCTCTATCGAGGGTACTCGTACCTTTGACCAGTACTGGTCCGTCCGCCAGCAGAAGCGCACCGGCGGCTCTGTCAACATGGCTACCCACTTTGCTGCCTGGGAACGTGCGGGACTCAGACTGGGAACCCATGATTACCAGGTTGTCGCCACTGAGGGCTACTTCTCGTCCGGCTCCGCTACTATCAACGTTGGCGGCTCCTCGGGTGGTGCtcagccccagccccagccccagccttcttccaaccccaaccctggcaacggtggcggcggcggtggttcCAAC TGCGCTGCCAGATGGGGCCAATGCGGTGGTCAGGGCTGGAATGGTCCTACTTGCTGCGAGTCGGGCACTACCTGCCGTTCCAGCAATCAGTGGTATTCCCAGTGCCTTTAA